A genome region from Akkermansiaceae bacterium includes the following:
- a CDS encoding DUF2868 domain-containing protein, with translation MDFEALAGRGGVVRTEDVRAAVKGLEGAEARRAGMRVWLDGARGEGETPGEVWEGARFLAGVLVGVVMLLAGVGVMTGMLDRGRMGFHVPMVLGVAVGLPLLVMLAGGFAWVLRVRFSKGLGFVPRLLGWLVGKLGGAGKMEWWRTLRQEGGRGWEALGWNLVRLTQAGAVMFSLGLMAGLLGCIWFMEVGFFWESTTPGWMAARLHDVSAFVGLPWGWLFPDWVPGITGISLTQHEEGVGSAWRMQSAATWYPFLFAAIFVWGLLPRGLLWVIAVAKERKALGGLDFQAKRHRELWREIMGTRRSDVSEAPLDGVLVLDVGGTGLKADGLRGFLLRRLRVNPGDWFEVGVWDGKGEEAAAESIRKAPAGVVLLSEGWALSPPRMKALHSQIRALAGAETMIHFLVANAGADGNPAAVKPEEMEIWRDFVDGLEDAAAEIFFYGEGGL, from the coding sequence GTGGATTTCGAGGCCCTGGCGGGTCGCGGGGGGGTGGTGCGTACGGAGGATGTCAGGGCGGCGGTGAAAGGCCTTGAGGGTGCGGAGGCGCGGCGGGCGGGGATGCGGGTCTGGCTGGACGGGGCGAGGGGGGAGGGTGAGACGCCGGGCGAGGTGTGGGAGGGCGCCAGGTTTCTGGCGGGGGTGCTGGTCGGGGTGGTGATGTTGCTGGCGGGGGTCGGGGTGATGACCGGGATGCTCGACCGGGGGCGGATGGGCTTTCATGTGCCCATGGTGCTGGGGGTGGCGGTGGGTTTGCCGCTGCTGGTGATGCTTGCCGGTGGGTTTGCCTGGGTGTTGAGGGTCAGGTTTTCCAAGGGGCTTGGGTTTGTGCCACGGCTGTTAGGTTGGCTGGTCGGGAAGCTCGGCGGGGCTGGGAAAATGGAATGGTGGCGGACGCTACGGCAGGAGGGCGGCAGGGGATGGGAGGCGCTGGGCTGGAACCTGGTTAGGCTGACGCAGGCCGGGGCGGTGATGTTTTCCCTGGGTCTGATGGCGGGGCTGCTGGGTTGCATCTGGTTCATGGAGGTGGGCTTTTTCTGGGAATCGACGACCCCCGGGTGGATGGCGGCGCGGCTGCATGATGTTTCTGCTTTCGTTGGATTGCCCTGGGGATGGCTGTTTCCGGACTGGGTGCCGGGAATCACCGGAATTTCGCTCACCCAGCATGAGGAGGGTGTGGGGTCGGCTTGGCGGATGCAATCGGCCGCGACGTGGTATCCGTTTCTTTTTGCCGCGATTTTTGTCTGGGGCTTGCTGCCGAGGGGGCTGTTGTGGGTGATCGCCGTTGCGAAAGAGAGGAAGGCGCTGGGCGGATTGGATTTCCAGGCGAAGCGGCACCGTGAACTTTGGCGGGAGATCATGGGCACGCGGCGGTCGGATGTGAGCGAGGCTCCCCTGGACGGCGTGCTGGTGCTGGATGTGGGCGGCACTGGGCTGAAGGCGGACGGTCTTAGGGGTTTCCTGCTGCGGCGTCTGCGGGTGAATCCGGGGGATTGGTTCGAGGTGGGGGTATGGGACGGGAAGGGCGAGGAGGCGGCTGCGGAATCCATCCGGAAAGCCCCTGCGGGGGTGGTTCTTCTGTCCGAGGGTTGGGCGCTCTCGCCACCGAGGATGAAGGCGCTGCATTCCCAGATCCGCGCACTTGCGGGTGCGGAAACGATGATCCATTTCCTGGTGGCGAATGCAGGCGCGGATGGAAATCCCGCCGCTGTGAAACCGGAGGAAATGGAAATCTGGCGTGATTTCGTGGACGGCCTGGAGGATGCGGCGGCGGAGATATTTTTCTACGGGGAGGGGGGATTATGA
- a CDS encoding GTPase/DUF3482 domain-containing protein encodes MSGGVPEFAVVGRVNMGKSAVIATLLEIDDNELIRVSPTPGETTRVQSHKVVFGNRECVRFIDTPGFSRPVEAMRAIREIHGEGTPGLGALRRFVEEKGDDFADEKRLLAPLLEGAGVLYVVDPGKPLRDDFLAEMEILRWTGRPRLALLNRRGEGAAEGEELWREKLGSAFNLVRTFDAHRAKYEQRLLLMKALLEIEERHRGMLEETISLIELEWDERRNEAAEVVREFLAEALELRVRAKMEEKDERMPTRRKQKEEALRVEYFDRLKKLERGCFGKLLEIYRHHLLKVESGEESFRDIDLESRELWRKWGLSRQQLTALGAITGAASGAAIDTATGFISHGVFTAIGGVGGAGVAWFKGGMLPDLRVDLRDGLKFSTGETKELVMGPPGNINFPWVLLDGVLVRYGRILERAHGRRDIEVLGATDEGGFTKHFPQDRRKLLGKWFAGCSKGERPVGRDLETQVLWALEEALAEVGAGR; translated from the coding sequence ATGAGCGGGGGTGTGCCGGAATTCGCGGTGGTGGGGCGGGTGAACATGGGCAAGAGCGCGGTGATCGCGACCTTGCTGGAGATCGATGACAACGAGCTGATCCGCGTCAGCCCGACGCCGGGCGAGACCACGCGGGTGCAGTCGCACAAGGTGGTTTTCGGGAACAGGGAATGTGTGCGTTTCATCGATACGCCGGGATTTTCCAGGCCGGTGGAGGCGATGCGGGCGATCCGTGAGATCCATGGAGAAGGGACGCCGGGGCTCGGGGCTCTGCGGAGGTTCGTGGAGGAAAAGGGCGATGATTTTGCGGATGAGAAACGCCTGCTCGCGCCGCTTTTGGAGGGGGCGGGAGTTTTGTATGTGGTGGATCCGGGCAAGCCTTTGCGGGATGATTTCCTGGCGGAGATGGAGATCCTGCGCTGGACGGGCAGGCCGCGGCTGGCGCTGCTGAACCGCCGTGGGGAAGGCGCGGCGGAGGGTGAGGAACTGTGGCGGGAGAAGCTGGGAAGCGCGTTCAACCTGGTGAGGACATTCGATGCCCACCGCGCGAAGTACGAGCAGAGGCTGCTGCTGATGAAGGCGCTGCTGGAAATCGAGGAGCGGCACCGCGGGATGCTTGAGGAGACGATCTCGCTCATCGAGCTTGAGTGGGATGAGCGCCGCAACGAGGCGGCGGAAGTGGTGCGGGAGTTCCTCGCCGAGGCGCTTGAGCTGCGGGTTCGGGCCAAGATGGAGGAGAAGGACGAGCGGATGCCGACTCGGCGCAAGCAGAAGGAAGAGGCTCTGCGGGTGGAGTATTTCGACAGGCTGAAGAAGCTGGAGCGCGGGTGCTTCGGGAAATTGCTGGAAATTTACAGGCACCACTTGCTCAAGGTGGAGAGCGGTGAGGAGAGCTTCCGGGACATTGATCTTGAGAGCAGGGAGCTGTGGAGGAAATGGGGGCTGAGCCGTCAGCAACTGACGGCGCTTGGCGCCATAACCGGTGCGGCCAGCGGCGCGGCGATCGATACGGCCACGGGCTTCATCTCCCACGGAGTTTTCACGGCGATCGGTGGTGTCGGCGGTGCGGGCGTGGCGTGGTTCAAGGGCGGGATGCTTCCCGATCTGCGCGTCGATCTGCGGGATGGCCTGAAATTTTCCACCGGAGAGACCAAGGAGCTGGTGATGGGGCCGCCGGGCAATATCAATTTCCCTTGGGTCCTGCTGGATGGTGTGCTGGTGCGCTATGGGCGCATCCTGGAAAGGGCGCACGGGCGGCGCGACATCGAGGTGCTCGGTGCGACGGATGAGGGGGGATTTACGAAACATTTCCCCCAGGATAGGCGGAAGCTGTTAGGGAAATGGTTCGCGGGTTGTTCGAAGGGCGAGAGGCCGGTTGGCAGGGACCTTGAGACGCAGGTGCTGTGGGCGCTCGAGGAGGCGCTGGCCGAGGTTGGTGCCGGCAGGTGA
- a CDS encoding DUF3147 family protein, whose amino-acid sequence MSNIPWSKILAVTPFDLVKVLLTAAIILFVTKIQLFSDKLSALLIALPLTSLLAMVWMWHGGEKASRIAGHAEGTFWFVLPTLPMFLILPWMLRSGWSFWTALGANCVLTTAFFWITVILLRKVGIDLMPK is encoded by the coding sequence ATGAGCAACATCCCATGGAGCAAGATCCTCGCCGTCACGCCCTTCGATCTTGTGAAAGTCCTTCTGACCGCGGCCATCATCCTCTTTGTGACCAAAATCCAGCTGTTCAGTGACAAGCTCTCCGCCCTCCTCATCGCCCTGCCGCTCACCTCCCTGCTGGCCATGGTCTGGATGTGGCACGGCGGGGAGAAGGCATCACGAATCGCAGGCCACGCCGAGGGCACCTTCTGGTTCGTCCTGCCCACCCTGCCCATGTTCCTCATCCTCCCCTGGATGCTCCGCAGCGGCTGGTCCTTCTGGACGGCCCTCGGGGCCAATTGCGTCCTCACCACCGCCTTTTTCTGGATCACCGTGATCCTGTTGCGCAAAGTCGGAATCGACCTGATGCCGAAGTGA
- a CDS encoding single-stranded DNA-binding protein, with translation MNAAELASKILDAMLGHLGIVAEIQTQETADGPCLQIFSSDKETIIGENGDRLDDIQYLVNRILRRQMPDAERVKVDCEHFRSMQEDSLQQEVLDLVELVKSQKKTYRMRPLNAYYRRLAYNVIAGQEGVSATSPSGDDRLKRISISPN, from the coding sequence ATGAACGCCGCAGAACTTGCCTCAAAAATCCTCGACGCCATGCTCGGGCACCTCGGGATCGTCGCCGAGATCCAGACGCAGGAAACAGCGGATGGCCCGTGCCTGCAGATCTTTTCCTCGGACAAGGAGACGATCATCGGGGAGAACGGCGACCGGCTCGACGACATCCAGTATCTTGTGAACCGCATCCTGCGCCGCCAGATGCCGGATGCGGAGAGGGTGAAGGTGGATTGCGAGCATTTTCGCTCCATGCAGGAGGATTCGCTCCAGCAGGAGGTGCTGGATCTCGTGGAACTGGTGAAATCCCAGAAAAAAACCTACCGGATGCGCCCTCTCAACGCCTACTACCGCCGCCTGGCCTACAACGTGATCGCCGGCCAGGAAGGGGTCTCGGCGACTTCGCCATCCGGCGACGACCGCCTGAAGCGCATCAGCATATCCCCGAACTAA
- a CDS encoding DoxX family protein, translating into MKSFFFDCGTRDATASLGLLALRIGIGLMMFLGHGLGKIENFVDKKDGFPVPDFFPLKYMSPPVSLMATIGAEVVCSVLIIFGFATRPAAFVFAFTMTVAAFHIHGGGPWFLGQGEGPKEPALLYLIPAVAILLSGAGRYSFDAAILKERRRKW; encoded by the coding sequence ATGAAATCATTCTTCTTCGATTGCGGCACCCGCGATGCCACCGCGTCCCTCGGTTTGCTGGCCCTGCGGATTGGCATCGGGCTGATGATGTTCCTCGGGCATGGCCTCGGGAAGATTGAGAATTTTGTGGACAAGAAGGACGGCTTCCCGGTTCCGGATTTCTTTCCGCTCAAATACATGTCCCCGCCCGTCAGCCTGATGGCGACCATAGGCGCGGAGGTTGTGTGCTCCGTGCTCATCATCTTCGGTTTCGCGACCCGTCCGGCCGCCTTCGTTTTCGCATTCACCATGACCGTGGCGGCCTTCCACATCCACGGCGGCGGCCCATGGTTCCTTGGCCAAGGGGAGGGCCCCAAGGAACCCGCCTTGCTCTATCTGATCCCCGCCGTCGCCATCCTCCTTTCCGGCGCGGGCAGATATTCCTTCGATGCCGCCATCCTCAAGGAGCGCCGCCGCAAATGGTGA
- a CDS encoding acyl-CoA thioesterase, whose protein sequence is METHRLVLPGDLNQYGSLFGGRLLSWVDEAAWIAASAEFPHCQFVTIAMDKVEFRHGVGDGTILCIACEMTRKGTTSVTYRVRVTDVRNAPDIPVFQTNVSFVSVNDRGEKRPI, encoded by the coding sequence TTGGAAACGCACCGACTCGTCCTGCCCGGAGACCTGAACCAATACGGTTCCCTCTTCGGCGGGCGGCTGCTCTCGTGGGTCGATGAGGCGGCTTGGATCGCAGCCTCCGCGGAGTTTCCGCACTGCCAGTTCGTGACCATCGCCATGGACAAGGTCGAGTTCCGCCACGGCGTTGGCGATGGTACGATCCTGTGCATCGCCTGCGAGATGACGCGCAAGGGGACCACTTCCGTCACCTATCGGGTGCGCGTGACCGATGTCAGGAACGCCCCGGACATCCCCGTTTTCCAGACGAACGTTTCCTTTGTTTCGGTAAATGATCGCGGTGAGAAGCGGCCGATATGA
- a CDS encoding FAD-binding protein produces the protein MIHTVDIVLPLGVSEDTEARRGAVAKMLGVEPGRVKGLRLRKHSIDARQREVKVQLRLEVAVDEDLPEEPRPAWTAPALAGNARRVLIVGSGPAGLFAALKCLELGAKPIVLERGKDASARRFDLAPILREGRVIAESNYCFGEGGAGTFSDGKLYTRAKKRGPVADVYRVLVAHGAPEKILTDAHPHIGSNLLPNVVKAMRQSVIHHGGEVHFQARVSDFLISAGRIRGAITADGREFLADAVILATGHSARDVYRLLAEKGVLMEHKPFAIGFRIEHPQPFIDRNQYHVPEGKPRPELLPAARYRLATKIADRGVHSFCMCPGGWIVPAATDDAQVVVNGMSLSRRDSPFANSGLVTTIEPVDIAHLIPQHGIMAGIAFQEAIERSAKAAGGNVGLGQVAPGQRVADYLSGKISADLPQTSYFPGVNPAPLHELLPQAITSRMRKGLRLFDRQIKGYASSEALLLGFETRTSSPLRIPRDEITLQHPEVVGLFPCGEGAGYAGGIVSAALDGMKCAEAACGAHPGFPRPT, from the coding sequence ATGATCCACACCGTAGACATCGTCCTCCCGCTTGGCGTTTCCGAAGATACGGAGGCGCGGAGGGGGGCTGTGGCGAAGATGCTGGGGGTGGAGCCGGGGCGCGTGAAAGGCCTGCGGCTGCGAAAGCATTCCATCGATGCGCGGCAGCGGGAGGTGAAGGTCCAGCTGCGGCTGGAGGTGGCGGTGGACGAGGATCTGCCGGAGGAACCCAGGCCGGCCTGGACGGCTCCGGCGCTGGCGGGAAATGCGAGGCGGGTGCTGATCGTCGGCTCCGGGCCCGCGGGGCTATTCGCGGCGCTCAAATGCCTGGAGCTGGGCGCGAAGCCCATCGTCCTCGAGAGGGGCAAGGATGCCTCGGCGCGGCGCTTCGATCTGGCCCCCATCCTGCGGGAGGGACGGGTGATTGCGGAATCGAACTACTGTTTCGGCGAAGGCGGGGCCGGGACGTTCTCTGACGGAAAGCTCTATACCCGCGCCAAGAAACGCGGCCCGGTGGCGGACGTTTACAGGGTGCTGGTGGCTCACGGTGCGCCGGAAAAAATCCTGACAGATGCGCATCCGCACATCGGTTCGAACCTTTTGCCAAACGTGGTCAAGGCGATGCGGCAGTCGGTCATCCACCACGGCGGTGAGGTGCATTTCCAGGCACGGGTGAGCGATTTCCTGATTTCCGCTGGGAGAATCCGGGGCGCGATCACGGCGGACGGGCGGGAGTTTTTGGCGGATGCCGTGATCCTCGCGACTGGCCACTCGGCGCGGGATGTCTATCGCCTGCTGGCGGAAAAGGGTGTGCTGATGGAGCACAAGCCCTTTGCCATCGGCTTCCGAATCGAGCATCCGCAGCCTTTCATCGACCGCAACCAATACCACGTGCCCGAGGGGAAACCGCGCCCCGAGCTGCTGCCCGCCGCGCGCTACCGGCTTGCCACCAAGATCGCGGACCGGGGCGTGCATTCCTTCTGCATGTGCCCGGGGGGATGGATCGTTCCGGCGGCGACCGATGACGCCCAGGTGGTGGTCAACGGCATGTCGCTTTCCCGCCGCGATTCGCCCTTCGCAAACTCCGGGTTGGTGACGACCATCGAGCCCGTGGACATCGCGCACCTCATTCCGCAGCATGGGATCATGGCGGGGATCGCTTTCCAGGAGGCGATCGAGCGTTCGGCGAAGGCTGCGGGTGGGAATGTGGGGCTGGGACAGGTCGCGCCGGGGCAGCGCGTGGCGGATTACCTTTCCGGGAAAATTTCCGCCGATCTACCACAGACATCGTACTTCCCCGGGGTGAACCCCGCCCCGCTCCATGAGCTTCTTCCCCAGGCGATCACCTCGCGGATGCGCAAGGGGCTGAGGCTCTTTGATCGCCAGATCAAGGGCTATGCCTCCAGCGAGGCGCTGCTGCTCGGATTCGAGACCCGCACCTCATCGCCACTGCGCATCCCCCGAGATGAAATCACCTTGCAGCATCCGGAAGTGGTTGGGCTTTTTCCCTGCGGGGAGGGGGCGGGATACGCGGGTGGGATCGTTTCTGCGGCCCTGGATGGGATGAAGTGTGCGGAGGCGGCTTGCGGGGCGCATCCGGGATTTCCCCGCCCAACATGA
- a CDS encoding SUMF1/EgtB/PvdO family nonheme iron enzyme, with amino-acid sequence MSEENHRFGDYIPKECLSETRTTRSWLAEQASVGRMVLIEELKEEAAGEIEAFLADVRAMAAVEHPLVGSIYEACAENGSCHYAHELLPGDTLARRAAQGDRIKPQLFVHILKRCAEANIYHETHGNATSPLGLDAIHVDKQGVIRMKNLVVAGERPPEDSPRDVVAMGIEMEPLLDRDQPGATRCLTLLAWMRGQDVPKPLRWAQVRGYCEQIEQQLTTPSDVVAPPTAAMRPEKKNGFVWVVGILLLAVIAAVLLLPKKPKRVAAEAPKPDFVSVERGRHTTPDGMNVRVQDFRISAYEVTIGEYAAFLETLGVLGDEKAFDHPEQPAGKAGHLPDDWAALYQAAKAAGEWNGREIDIHTPVVGVDWWDAYAYAKSKRAYLPTQEMWLGALMSGAAVPSKIPVSDLVPVNAETADRTTNGLLGMAGSVSEWTSEPRQNPANPLGEPLWPILGGSYLKPGKGALERVFEADRMLRRPDLGFRICKDAE; translated from the coding sequence GTGAGCGAAGAGAACCACAGATTCGGCGATTACATCCCGAAGGAATGCCTTTCGGAAACCAGGACGACAAGATCCTGGCTGGCCGAGCAGGCATCGGTCGGGCGCATGGTGCTCATCGAGGAGCTGAAGGAGGAGGCTGCTGGCGAGATCGAGGCCTTCCTCGCGGATGTGCGCGCGATGGCCGCCGTGGAGCACCCGCTGGTGGGATCGATCTATGAGGCATGTGCCGAAAACGGGAGCTGCCACTACGCGCATGAGCTGCTGCCGGGCGATACCCTCGCGCGCCGTGCGGCGCAGGGGGATAGGATCAAGCCGCAGCTTTTCGTGCATATCCTCAAGAGGTGCGCCGAGGCGAACATCTACCACGAGACGCATGGCAACGCGACATCGCCGCTCGGGCTGGATGCGATCCACGTGGACAAGCAAGGGGTGATCCGCATGAAGAACCTGGTGGTGGCCGGCGAGCGCCCGCCTGAGGATTCGCCCCGGGATGTGGTGGCGATGGGCATTGAGATGGAGCCGCTGCTCGACCGGGATCAGCCGGGTGCCACGCGTTGCCTGACTTTGCTGGCTTGGATGCGCGGGCAGGATGTGCCCAAGCCGCTGCGCTGGGCGCAGGTGCGCGGTTATTGCGAGCAGATCGAGCAACAGCTCACCACACCGTCGGATGTCGTCGCCCCGCCGACTGCGGCGATGCGCCCGGAGAAAAAGAACGGGTTTGTGTGGGTGGTTGGCATCCTGCTGCTTGCGGTGATCGCAGCCGTCCTGCTCTTGCCGAAGAAGCCGAAGCGGGTGGCCGCAGAGGCTCCAAAGCCGGATTTCGTATCCGTCGAGCGCGGCAGGCACACCACGCCGGATGGCATGAATGTGCGGGTGCAGGATTTCAGGATCTCCGCATATGAGGTGACGATAGGCGAGTATGCGGCTTTCCTTGAGACCCTTGGCGTCCTCGGGGATGAGAAGGCCTTCGACCACCCGGAACAGCCTGCGGGCAAGGCGGGCCACCTGCCGGATGACTGGGCTGCGCTATACCAGGCGGCCAAGGCGGCGGGAGAATGGAACGGGCGGGAAATCGACATCCACACGCCAGTCGTGGGGGTCGATTGGTGGGATGCCTACGCCTATGCGAAATCGAAGCGCGCCTATCTTCCCACCCAGGAAATGTGGCTCGGAGCGCTCATGTCAGGCGCAGCGGTCCCTTCCAAAATCCCTGTCAGCGATCTCGTGCCGGTGAACGCGGAGACGGCGGATCGCACCACCAACGGTCTCCTGGGTATGGCGGGTTCCGTTTCCGAATGGACATCCGAGCCGCGACAGAATCCTGCCAATCCGCTGGGCGAGCCGCTGTGGCCGATCCTCGGAGGATCCTATCTGAAGCCTGGCAAAGGTGCGCTTGAGCGTGTCTTCGAGGCGGACAGGATGCTGCGCAGGCCGGATCTTGGCTTCCGCATCTGCAAGGACGCGGAGTGA
- a CDS encoding MFS transporter, with translation MSAEEPVGEPDKRQWVGFWSMIVQQTQNAFNDKAAQFILIPLGGAVAFELSLGTYLGKTVSLTVESAAGLMIALPFVLFAPLAGWMSDRFSKRNVILGAAIAQVFILTLICVAVSMQDMRLALVGFFLLAVQSAFFSPAKIGINKELVGSKHLGFAAGVQQMMAMLAILAGQIVSGWWFDRRYEEVGALPEKAWGAAFAPLVILAFFSVPSVLMAIAIPKVASHRSERLTAKLLFSHFKDLGELWKEPGLRRASLGVAYFWGFAAFINLWSVKVAKSLTHGGEGFGTLSSVFMAAASLGMAIGFGFASWLLRKRIELGWVPLAGLMMTGCALVLAFLPAGGWPFLACLGLLAFSAALFLAPLNAWMQDRYPADKRGELQSAVNLQDCFAGILAVAAIGGMIALADLLGMSELAGFRMQMTVIGLSCGLMTWYVLRILPADFIRLVCIGMVKSIYRIRLTGTGRIPKVGGALLLPNHVTYADAFFLSAASERPLRFVMDEAFMSHRVIRFAMRLFGGVPIRRDQPLEAVRKTIAALEEGHLVVLFPEGQLTRTGGLCGIERGFELIARKAKAPIIPVWVDGSWGSIFSFERGRFFRKIPYGMTYGLAIAVGEEIEPAKPTCADLQAALMKTSTAATALGFPHGASPARRNAHRMAQFAAIPRGASIHVLAGELEPALLASLDEFANLTKGRLVRHDRFEPLVGGRWIGGESLRTQISGTDLLGDAVVFHDFGAHALQPSERENLTHLPGLALGGDVIAMSMPHPPMPMRTSAFQPGHKPGSWGKILPGWHIVDGCIMPGAIPLPEDSGLDAEGFLVRG, from the coding sequence ATGAGCGCCGAGGAACCCGTGGGTGAGCCGGACAAGCGGCAGTGGGTGGGTTTCTGGAGCATGATCGTGCAGCAGACGCAGAACGCCTTCAACGACAAGGCCGCACAGTTCATCCTGATCCCGCTGGGCGGTGCGGTGGCCTTCGAGCTATCGCTTGGCACCTATCTGGGGAAAACGGTTTCCCTCACGGTGGAGTCCGCCGCCGGGCTGATGATCGCGCTGCCCTTCGTCCTCTTCGCCCCCCTGGCAGGATGGATGAGCGACCGGTTCTCCAAGCGCAATGTCATCCTAGGTGCGGCAATCGCCCAGGTTTTCATCCTGACGCTGATCTGTGTGGCGGTTTCCATGCAGGATATGCGGCTGGCTTTGGTAGGGTTTTTCCTCCTCGCTGTGCAGTCGGCGTTTTTCAGCCCTGCCAAAATCGGGATCAACAAGGAACTCGTTGGCTCGAAGCACCTGGGCTTCGCGGCGGGTGTGCAGCAGATGATGGCGATGTTGGCCATCCTGGCGGGGCAGATTGTTTCCGGGTGGTGGTTCGACCGTCGCTATGAGGAGGTCGGCGCGCTACCGGAGAAAGCGTGGGGAGCCGCCTTCGCACCCCTTGTCATCCTGGCCTTCTTCTCGGTGCCTTCGGTGCTGATGGCCATCGCGATTCCGAAGGTTGCCTCTCACCGCAGTGAAAGGCTCACCGCGAAGCTGCTGTTCAGCCATTTCAAGGATCTGGGTGAGCTTTGGAAAGAGCCGGGGCTGCGCCGCGCCTCCTTGGGGGTGGCGTATTTCTGGGGTTTCGCGGCATTCATCAATCTCTGGTCGGTGAAAGTGGCGAAATCCCTGACGCATGGCGGCGAGGGTTTCGGCACGCTCTCCTCGGTGTTCATGGCAGCCGCCTCTCTGGGCATGGCCATCGGCTTCGGATTCGCATCATGGCTGCTGCGGAAACGCATCGAGCTTGGCTGGGTGCCGCTGGCCGGCCTGATGATGACAGGCTGCGCACTGGTGCTGGCCTTCCTGCCTGCGGGCGGATGGCCATTCCTGGCCTGCCTCGGGCTGCTTGCCTTTTCCGCCGCACTCTTCCTCGCCCCCCTCAATGCATGGATGCAGGACCGCTACCCGGCGGACAAGCGCGGCGAGCTCCAGTCCGCCGTGAACCTCCAGGACTGTTTTGCGGGCATACTCGCCGTCGCCGCGATCGGAGGGATGATCGCGCTTGCGGATCTACTAGGGATGTCGGAGCTTGCCGGCTTCCGCATGCAGATGACCGTCATCGGCCTCTCCTGCGGTCTGATGACATGGTATGTCCTTCGCATCCTGCCAGCGGATTTCATACGCCTGGTGTGCATCGGCATGGTGAAATCGATCTACCGCATCCGCCTCACCGGCACCGGGCGCATCCCGAAGGTCGGCGGCGCCCTGCTGCTGCCCAACCACGTCACCTACGCGGACGCCTTTTTCCTCTCCGCCGCCAGCGAGCGGCCCCTGCGCTTCGTGATGGATGAGGCCTTCATGTCGCACCGGGTGATCCGATTCGCGATGCGGCTCTTCGGCGGCGTGCCGATACGCCGCGACCAGCCGCTGGAGGCCGTGCGGAAAACCATCGCCGCGCTGGAGGAGGGTCACCTCGTCGTCCTTTTTCCAGAGGGCCAGCTCACCCGGACAGGCGGGTTGTGCGGGATCGAGCGGGGCTTCGAGCTCATTGCGAGAAAGGCCAAGGCACCCATCATTCCGGTATGGGTCGATGGCTCCTGGGGATCCATTTTCTCCTTCGAGCGCGGTCGTTTTTTCCGAAAAATCCCATATGGCATGACCTACGGCCTGGCGATCGCCGTCGGCGAGGAGATCGAACCGGCCAAGCCGACCTGTGCGGATCTGCAGGCGGCGCTGATGAAAACCTCGACGGCGGCAACAGCCCTGGGATTCCCGCACGGGGCATCGCCCGCGCGGCGCAACGCCCACCGCATGGCACAGTTCGCCGCGATCCCGCGCGGCGCAAGCATTCATGTCCTCGCGGGCGAACTCGAGCCCGCCCTACTCGCATCGCTCGATGAATTCGCGAATCTCACCAAGGGGAGGCTGGTCAGGCACGACCGCTTCGAGCCGCTCGTGGGGGGGCGCTGGATCGGCGGGGAATCGCTGCGCACGCAGATCTCCGGGACAGATCTGTTAGGGGATGCGGTTGTTTTCCACGATTTCGGAGCCCATGCGCTGCAACCCAGCGAACGGGAAAACCTGACCCACCTGCCCGGCCTCGCGCTTGGTGGCGATGTCATCGCGATGTCCATGCCCCACCCGCCCATGCCGATGCGGACGAGCGCCTTCCAGCCCGGCCACAAGCCCGGCTCGTGGGGCAAGATCCTGCCCGGCTGGCACATCGTGGACGGCTGCATCATGCCCGGTGCCATCCCACTTCCGGAAGACTCCGGACTGGACGCTGAAGGCTTCCTGGTGCGCGGGTGA